One region of Triticum aestivum cultivar Chinese Spring chromosome 6B, IWGSC CS RefSeq v2.1, whole genome shotgun sequence genomic DNA includes:
- the LOC123138919 gene encoding uncharacterized protein, translating into MSSDSDSEDDNSYETMRNLVMHQQHNMNMLCSGAAVIFGKYCESWVMKAEPRKSILSGFGWLQETIATPGETYTMLRMTASVFVDLHDLLVRNYGLKETTFVSTYESLAMFLWTLGGCESNRRTQNRFKHSADTIHRKFHEVLQCVVNMASHYLKPQDPNFHIVHDLIKKDRRAYPHLKDCIGAIDGTHIRASIPDGPPKVRYIGRTGMTTQNVMAVCDFDMHFTYASIGQPGSMHDTNVLYHAIEKDRPTFPHPPKGKYYLVDAGYPNRDGYLAPYKGERYHVPDFQRGAPPNTPKEKFNMIHSSKRNCIERTFGVWKMKWQILLKMPNYSFQTQMKIVAATMTLHNYVRLHDKDDLHFIRCERDPDYVPTIPDRYKKYVIPPSASDASTSEASAPDMDRFRNELATAVALGW; encoded by the exons ATGTCATCGGATAGTGATAGTGAGGATGACAATAGTTATGAAACAATGAGGAATTTGGTTATGCATCAACAACATAATATGAACATGCTTTGTTCAGGTGCAGCAGTCATATTTGGCAAGTATTGTGAAAGTTGGGTGATGAAGGCTGAACCTCGGAAATCTATTTTGAGTGGATTTGGATGGCTTCAAGAGACTATTGCCACACCGGGAGAGACCTACACAATGTTGAGAATGACGGCAAGTGTGTTCGTTGATCTTCATGACTTGTTGGTGCGTAACTATGGTCTAAAAGAAACAACCTTTGTTAGCACTTATGAGTCTCTTGCTATGTTCTTGTGGACATTGGGAGGTTGTGAATCAAATAGAAGAACTCAAAATCGCTTCAAACATTCAGCGGATACTATCCATCGTAAATTCCATGAGGTTCTACAATGTGTAGTGAACATGGCATCTCACTACCTTAAGCCACAAGACCCAAACTTCCACATTGTGCATGATCTAATTAAAAAGGATAGGAGGGCTTATCCTCATCTCAAAGATTGCATTGGTGCAATTGATGGGACTCATATAAGAGCTTCTATTCCCGATGGGCCACCAAAAGTTAGGTACATTGGGAGGACGGGCATGACAACTCAGAATGTGATGGCGGTATGTGACTTCGATATGCACTTCACTTATGCTTCAATTGGGCAACCTGGTTCTATGCATGATACAAATGTATTATACCATGCAATTGAGAAGGACAGGCCCACCTTCCCCCATCCTCCAAAGG GCAAGTATTACCTTGTAGATGCCGGGTATCCTAATAGAGATGGATATCTAGCACCATACAAAGGAGAACGGTATCATGTCCCTGACTTCCAAAGAGGTGCACCTCCAAATACTCCTAAGGAGAAGTTCAACATGATTCACTCTTCCAAACGCAATTGCATAGAGAGAACCTTTGGAGTGTGGAAAATGAAATGGCAAATTCTCCTCAAGATGCCAAACTACTCGTTCCAAACACAGATGAAGATTGTTGCAGCTACTATGACATTGCACAACTATGTTCGCCTCCATGACAAAGACGATCTCCACTTTATTCGATGTGAAAGAGATCCGGATTATGTGCCAACAATTCCGGATAGATATAAGAAGTATGTTATTCCTCCGAGTGCATCGGATGCTTCAACTTCAGAGGCAAGTGCTCCTGACATGGATAGGTTTAGGAATGAACTAGCCACGGCCGTTGCTCTTGGTTGGTGA